The Flammeovirgaceae bacterium genome contains a region encoding:
- the gdhA gene encoding NADP-specific glutamate dehydrogenase translates to MQADILDFVKKRNPNEPEFIQAAEEVILSVLPVLEKHPEFRKLKILERMLEPERLISFRVTWLDDKGEVQLNRGYRVQMNSAIGPYKGGLRFHPSVTPSVLKFLAFEQIFKNALTGIPMGGGKGGSDFDPKGKSENEIMKFCQAFMSELTRHIGHRLDVPAGDIGVGGREVGYMFGAYKKIKNEFTGVFTGKGIGWGGSLIRTEATGYGLIYFAENMLHTKNESIKGKTCLVSGSGNVAQYAIEKIIQLGGKPVTASDSDGFIYDAEGITLAKLEFIKDLKNNRRGRIKEYAEKYKGVVYTPIDAKANSNPLWSIKADCAFPCATQNEVNGNDAKNLVKNGVKLVGEGANMPVTIEGINVLIDNGIMYSPGKASNAGGVATSGLEMTQNYMGSNWTREEVDARLQGIMKNIHDTCLAAANEYGKPGNYMVGANIAGFLKVANAMKAQGVL, encoded by the coding sequence ATGCAAGCCGATATCCTTGACTTTGTTAAGAAAAGAAATCCGAACGAACCTGAATTTATTCAAGCCGCAGAAGAAGTAATCCTGTCGGTTTTACCGGTACTGGAAAAACACCCCGAGTTTCGCAAACTAAAAATACTGGAACGTATGCTGGAGCCGGAGCGCCTTATCTCCTTCCGAGTAACGTGGCTGGATGATAAAGGTGAAGTGCAACTGAACCGCGGGTACCGCGTACAAATGAACAGCGCCATCGGGCCGTATAAAGGCGGACTTCGTTTTCATCCTTCCGTTACGCCCAGTGTGCTCAAGTTTTTAGCTTTCGAACAGATTTTTAAAAACGCACTCACCGGCATTCCGATGGGTGGCGGCAAAGGCGGCTCGGATTTCGATCCGAAAGGAAAGAGCGAAAATGAAATTATGAAATTCTGCCAGGCCTTTATGAGCGAGCTTACCCGCCACATCGGGCATCGGCTGGATGTGCCTGCAGGCGATATTGGTGTGGGTGGCCGCGAAGTGGGCTACATGTTTGGCGCTTACAAGAAAATCAAAAATGAATTTACCGGTGTGTTCACCGGCAAGGGCATCGGCTGGGGCGGCAGTCTCATCCGTACGGAAGCAACCGGTTACGGCCTGATTTACTTTGCCGAAAACATGCTGCACACGAAAAACGAATCCATCAAAGGAAAAACCTGTTTGGTATCAGGTTCTGGTAACGTAGCACAATACGCCATCGAAAAAATAATTCAACTCGGAGGCAAACCCGTTACTGCCTCCGACTCCGATGGGTTCATCTACGATGCTGAAGGCATAACACTGGCCAAACTGGAGTTCATCAAGGATCTGAAAAACAACAGGCGCGGCCGCATTAAAGAATATGCTGAAAAATATAAAGGCGTTGTTTATACACCCATTGATGCCAAAGCCAACAGTAATCCGCTTTGGAGCATTAAAGCGGATTGTGCATTTCCGTGCGCTACCCAAAATGAGGTAAACGGCAACGATGCCAAAAACCTGGTAAAGAACGGAGTTAAACTGGTTGGCGAAGGGGCCAACATGCCCGTGACCATCGAAGGCATCAACGTGCTGATTGATAATGGCATTATGTATTCACCCGGCAAAGCAAGTAATGCGGGTGGTGTGGCTACTTCCGGGTTGGAGATGACCCAAAACTACATGGGCAGCAACTGGACGCGCGAAGAAGTAGATGCCAGACTGCAGGGCATTATGAAAAACATTCACGATACCTGCCTGGCCGCAGCCAACGAGTACGGCAAGCCGGGCAATTATATGGTGGGTGCTAACATTGCCGGTTTCTTAAAAGTGGCCAATGCCATGAAGGCGCAAGGCGTGCTGTAA
- a CDS encoding aldo/keto reductase, producing MKADLSAGGPALSRIVAGAWRWKLETTEIERLIYTALDAGISSFDHADIYGDYANEERFGKILRGNPSLRNRMELITKCGIKLVSAARPEHRVKHYDTSKEHILRSVENSLKNLSTDRLDLLLIHRPDPLMHPEEVAEAFRLLKDQGKVLWFGVSNFSAAQFEMLQAYVPVRLVTNQVEISLFNPVKMVDGTVDALIKHRVSPLAWSPLGGGKYFTASGQAETIEMKLEGFASNYNCTVSQLLLAWLLRHPANIFPILGTTNPDRVKEGAGAIHIKVDRQDWFAMLKAVTGKDVP from the coding sequence ATGAAAGCAGATTTATCAGCCGGAGGTCCTGCTTTATCAAGGATTGTTGCCGGGGCCTGGCGCTGGAAGTTGGAAACAACGGAAATTGAACGCCTTATTTACACGGCCCTCGATGCGGGTATCTCTTCCTTCGACCATGCCGATATTTATGGCGATTATGCCAATGAAGAACGCTTCGGAAAAATCCTGAGAGGGAATCCTTCATTACGCAACCGCATGGAACTCATAACCAAATGCGGCATAAAACTGGTTTCGGCTGCACGCCCGGAGCATCGCGTTAAACATTACGATACATCGAAGGAACATATACTCCGATCGGTTGAGAATTCATTGAAAAATCTTTCGACTGATCGGCTTGATCTCCTGCTCATCCACCGCCCTGATCCACTAATGCACCCGGAAGAGGTGGCAGAGGCATTCCGGTTACTAAAGGACCAGGGCAAAGTACTATGGTTTGGTGTTTCCAATTTCAGTGCAGCACAGTTCGAAATGCTTCAGGCATATGTTCCCGTTCGGCTCGTTACCAACCAGGTTGAGATTTCATTATTCAACCCTGTTAAGATGGTTGATGGCACAGTAGATGCATTAATCAAACACCGGGTTTCGCCCTTGGCCTGGTCGCCCCTGGGGGGAGGCAAGTATTTCACCGCATCCGGCCAGGCCGAAACTATTGAAATGAAACTGGAAGGTTTTGCCTCGAACTACAACTGCACGGTTAGCCAATTGCTGTTAGCCTGGTTACTGCGCCATCCGGCCAACATTTTCCCCATTCTTGGTACAACCAATCCTGATCGCGTTAAAGAGGGGGCTGGTGCCATCCATATTAAAGTTGATCGGCAGGATTGGTTTGCCATGCTCAAAGCAGTTACCGGTAAAGATGTTCCCTGA
- a CDS encoding YbjQ family protein — protein MLVTTTNNIEGKKITQYYGLVSGETIIGANLVKDFFAGITDIVGGRSGAYERVLKEAKESALAEMVQQAQAKGANAVIGVDLDYETVGSGSSMLMVTACGTAVRFE, from the coding sequence ATGCTGGTAACCACAACAAACAATATTGAAGGCAAAAAGATAACGCAATACTATGGCCTGGTTTCGGGTGAGACCATTATCGGAGCTAACCTGGTAAAGGATTTCTTTGCCGGCATTACCGATATTGTTGGCGGCCGCTCGGGCGCTTACGAACGCGTGTTGAAAGAAGCTAAAGAGAGTGCGCTGGCCGAAATGGTACAACAGGCACAGGCCAAAGGTGCCAATGCGGTAATCGGGGTTGACCTGGATTACGAAACGGTTGGATCCGGCTCCAGCATGCTGATGGTTACCGCCTGCGGTACGGCCGTACGGTTTGAATAG